The Pseudomonas nunensis genome includes the window TCGAGGGCAGTCGGGATGGATTGGTCGTCTGTCAGGACGCCTTCGCGGGCAAGCCTTGCTCCTACAGAAACAAAAGCAGAGCGGCATACACCGCCCCGCTCCTAACCACTCAAGGCCGAGCGTTAGCTCGCCTGCCGTTGATCTCGCTCTACCCGCCCCTTCGGGAGGCTGAGTGGAGGTGTTCATCTGGGGGGAAGGCGCGTAGCGCCGTGCGGCGAAGCCGCACACATCGAGAGGAGGTCGAAGCGAAGCCGACCGTAGGCGATGCCCCCAGATGAACACCGGAACGAAGGAACGCCGAGCCTAAGCGAGGGGCCGGACGCCGGGGCGAGACCTTTTGGTTCCTTTTGGGGCGTTTGCCAAAAGGGACTCGCCGTAAGGGCGAAACCGCCAGCAGCCCTAACCGCAAAAACGGATATACACCCAAACCACCAACAACATGGTCGGCCCAAAGGCCGCCACTACCCACGCCTGCTATGCCCAGAAACAGGGGTCCCCCTGAAAAAACGATATTTCCGCCCAACCGCTCAACAACGCTACTCTCAGCGTATACCGCTACCCAATCCCCCGGGGACTCCATGGAAAGAACCACCGTCAAACATCTCCTGCTCGCAATCGCCCTCGCCACCGCAGCCCCCTTCGCCCAAGCCGCCACAACATTGGTCTACTGCTCCGAAGCCAGCCCCGCCGGCTTCGACCCCAGCCAATACACCAGCGGCACCGACTTCGACGCCTCGGCCGAAACCGTCTTCAACCGCCTCACCCAATTCAAACGCGGCGGCACCGAAGTCGAACCCGGCCTGGCGACAAGCTGGGACGTAAGCCAGGACGGCCTGAGCTACACCTTCCATTTACGTGACGGCGTGAAATTCCACACCACCGACTATTTCACCCCGACCCGAGACTTCAACGCCGACGACGTGCTGTTCACCTTCCAGCGCCTGCTCGACCCTGAGAACGCGTTCCGCAAGGCCTACCCCGCCGAGTCGCCGTACTTCACCGACATGGACCTGAACAAAACCATCAAAAGCGTCGACAAGATCGACGACCACACCGTGCGCTTCAGCCTGAACAACGTCGATGCCGCCTTCATCCAGAACCTGGCCATGAGCTTCGCTTCGGTGCAATCCGCCGAGTACGGCGCGCAGCTATTAAAGGAAGGCAAAGCCGCGGACATCAACCAGAAGCCGGTCGGCACCGGGCCGTTCGTGTTCAAGCGTTATCAGAAGGACTCGCAGATCCGCTACACCGGCAACAAGGCTTACTGGAAACCCGAGGACGTGAAAATCGACAACCTGGTGTTCTCGATCACCCCGGATGCTGCCGTGCGCTTGCAGAAGCTCAAGGCCGGCGAATGCCAGGTCAGCGGCTACCCGCGCCCGGCGGACATCGAAGTCATGGAGAAAGACCCGAACCTGACGGTGCTCAAGCAGGCCGGTTTCAACCTCGGCTTCCTGGCTTACAACGTGACCCACCCGCCGCTGGATCAGCTCAAGGTCCGCCAGGCCCTGGACATGGCCATCGACAAACCGGCGATCATCAAAGCCGTCTACCAGAGCGCCGGCCAACTCGCGCAGAACGCCCTGCCACCGGCGCAATGGTCGTTTGATCCGAACATCAAGGACGCGCCCCACGACCCGACCAAAGCCAAGGCGCTACTGAAGGAAGCAGGGGTTGCGCCGGGTACCACCATTAATTTGTGGGCCATGACCGTGCAACGTGCCTCCAACCCGAATGCGCGGATGTCGGCACAGATGATCCAGCAGGATTGGGAGAAGGTCGGGATCAAGGCCAACATCGTCAGCTATGAGTGGGGCGAGTACATCAAGCGCGCCAAGAACGGCGAACACGACGCGATGATCTACGGCTGGACCGGCGACAACGGTGACCCGGATAACTGGCTCGGCGTGCTGTACAGCTGTGCAGCCGTGAAAGGGAGCAACTACGCTAAGTGGTGCGACCCGGCGTACGACAAACTGGTCCAGCAGGCCAAGGTGTCGACCAACCGTGACGAGCGGGTCAAGTTGTACCAGCAGGCGCAGAAAATCCTCAAGGAGCAAGTGCCTATCACACCGATCGCCAACTCAACGGTGTTCCAGCCACTGCGCAAGGAAGTGACCGACTTCAAGATCAGCCCGTTTGGCCTCACGCCCTTCTATGGCGTGGGTATAAATAAGTAACACCGCGCGCCAACCGGGTGCGCCATACGCCCCGGTTGCCCTGTCGTGGGGCGCCTTTTGCACCGTAAAAAACGTGCGCAAACGGTCAAATGCGTCAATATTTATACATATGCGACATTAAGGTACGTTCGTGCCACTGTTTAAGACTTGTGGCCGTTCTGGATCTTGCAATGGGTATGGCCCCTGCATAAGTATCCGCAGGCACGACTCACGAGGTCGTCCTCTAATTCCAAAAATGACAACAAATCATGAGGCCACCATGCTTAAACACGCGGTCATTCCGTTTTTAGTCGGCGCCAGCTTATTAGCTGCCGCACCTTTCGCCCAAGCGGCGACTAACCTGGTGTTTTGCTCCGAAGGGAGCCCGGCCGGTTTTGATCCTGGTCAGTACACCACCGGAACCGACTTCGACGCCTCTGCAGAAACCATGTTCAACCGCTTGACTCAATTCGAGCGCGGCGGCACCGCTGTTATTCCAGGTTTGGCGACCAGCTGGGACATCTCCACCGATGGCCTGACGTACACCTTCCACCTGCGTGAAGGCGTCAAGTTCCACACCACCCCGTACTTCAAGCCTACTCGTGAGTTCAACGCCGACGACGTGCTGTTCACCTTTAATCGCATGATTAACAAGGATGATCCGTTCCGCAAAGCGTACCCGACTGAATTCCCGTACTTCACCGATATGGGGATGGATACCAACATCACCAAAATCGATAAAGTCGATGACAAAACCGTCAAGTTCACTCTGAAAGAAGTTGATGCCGCGTTCATCCAGAACATGGCCATGAGCTTCGCGTCCGTGCAATCCGCCGAGTACGCTGCCCAGCTGCTCAAGGAAGGCAAAGCCGCCGACATCAACCAGAAGCCGGTCGGCACTGGTCCGTTCGTGTTCAAGAGCTACCAGAAAGACTCCAACATCCGCTACACCGGGAACAAGGACTACTGGAAGCCTGACGACGTGAAGATCGACAACCTGATCTTCGCCATCACCACCGACCCGTCGGTACGTATTCAGAAGCTGAAAAAGAACGAGTGCCAAATCACTCTGTTCCCACGTCCGGCCGACCTGAAGGCGCTGCAAGAAGACAAGACTTTGAAAGTGCCTAACCAGGCTGGTTTCAACCTGGGTTACATCGCCTACAACGTGATGGACAAGATCAAGGGCAGCGATCAGCCGAACCCGATGGCCCAACTGAAAGTGCGTCAGGCACTGGACATGGCCGTCAACAAGCAGCAGATCATCGACTCCGTTTACCAAGGTGCTGGTCAACTGGCCGTCAACGCCATGCCGCCAACCCAATGGTCCTACGACACCACCATCAAGGATGCGCCGTACAACCCTGAGAAAGCCAAAGAGCTGCTCAAGGAAGCGGGCATCAAGGAAGGTACCGAGATCAACCTGTGGGCCATGCCGGTTCAGCGTCCGTACAACCCGAACGCCAAACTGATGGCTGAAATGCTGCAGTCCGACTGGGCCAAGATCGGTATCAAGGCCAAGATCGTGACCTACGAGTGGGGCGAGTACATCAAGCGCTCCAAAGGCGGCGAAAACGGCGCGATGCTGATTGGCTGGAGCGGCGACAACGGTGACCCGGACAACTGGCTCAACGTGCTGTTCGGCTGCGACTCGCTGCAGGGCAACAACTTCTCCAAGTGGTGTGACAAGAAGTTCGACGGCATCGTAAAAGAAGCCAAGCGCACGACCGACCAGGGCAAGCGCACCGAACTGTACAAACAGGCGCAACACGTCCTCAAAGACGCTGTTCCGATGACACCTATCGCTCACTCGACGGTGTTCCAACCCATGCGCGACAACGTGCAGGACTTCAAGATCAGCCCATTCGGCTTGAACTCCTTCTACGGCGTCAGCGTCAGCAAATAAGATTTGGCAACGGCGGCGTATTTCACGTCGCCGTTGCTTTATCTGCCGGGAATGTAGGAATTCTCTGACAGCCAAAACCACTGCGGACTACCGCAGACGTTTAGGACGTGTCGGCTTTTCCTACGAGTTTTTCAGGCTTTTCCGCATTTACTGCCAGACCCACGGCCAATACCGTCGGGTTCTGACCAGTTTATGCGTGGGCCTTCGGTTTGCTGCGTGCATTGGTTTGAGATCAATGAAGCCTCCACGTCTCAGGACGGGACGGCGGCTCATTGTTAACCACTAAAAAAAGAGGGAGCGTTATGCGCCATACCTTGGTTTTATCCGCATTGCTGGGCACCGGCCTGTTGGCCGCCACTTCC containing:
- a CDS encoding ABC transporter substrate-binding protein, coding for MLKHAVIPFLVGASLLAAAPFAQAATNLVFCSEGSPAGFDPGQYTTGTDFDASAETMFNRLTQFERGGTAVIPGLATSWDISTDGLTYTFHLREGVKFHTTPYFKPTREFNADDVLFTFNRMINKDDPFRKAYPTEFPYFTDMGMDTNITKIDKVDDKTVKFTLKEVDAAFIQNMAMSFASVQSAEYAAQLLKEGKAADINQKPVGTGPFVFKSYQKDSNIRYTGNKDYWKPDDVKIDNLIFAITTDPSVRIQKLKKNECQITLFPRPADLKALQEDKTLKVPNQAGFNLGYIAYNVMDKIKGSDQPNPMAQLKVRQALDMAVNKQQIIDSVYQGAGQLAVNAMPPTQWSYDTTIKDAPYNPEKAKELLKEAGIKEGTEINLWAMPVQRPYNPNAKLMAEMLQSDWAKIGIKAKIVTYEWGEYIKRSKGGENGAMLIGWSGDNGDPDNWLNVLFGCDSLQGNNFSKWCDKKFDGIVKEAKRTTDQGKRTELYKQAQHVLKDAVPMTPIAHSTVFQPMRDNVQDFKISPFGLNSFYGVSVSK
- a CDS encoding ABC transporter substrate-binding protein, which encodes MERTTVKHLLLAIALATAAPFAQAATTLVYCSEASPAGFDPSQYTSGTDFDASAETVFNRLTQFKRGGTEVEPGLATSWDVSQDGLSYTFHLRDGVKFHTTDYFTPTRDFNADDVLFTFQRLLDPENAFRKAYPAESPYFTDMDLNKTIKSVDKIDDHTVRFSLNNVDAAFIQNLAMSFASVQSAEYGAQLLKEGKAADINQKPVGTGPFVFKRYQKDSQIRYTGNKAYWKPEDVKIDNLVFSITPDAAVRLQKLKAGECQVSGYPRPADIEVMEKDPNLTVLKQAGFNLGFLAYNVTHPPLDQLKVRQALDMAIDKPAIIKAVYQSAGQLAQNALPPAQWSFDPNIKDAPHDPTKAKALLKEAGVAPGTTINLWAMTVQRASNPNARMSAQMIQQDWEKVGIKANIVSYEWGEYIKRAKNGEHDAMIYGWTGDNGDPDNWLGVLYSCAAVKGSNYAKWCDPAYDKLVQQAKVSTNRDERVKLYQQAQKILKEQVPITPIANSTVFQPLRKEVTDFKISPFGLTPFYGVGINK